The Candidatus Binatota bacterium genome has a segment encoding these proteins:
- a CDS encoding acyl-CoA synthetase — MLYELARMRGDEAALDDLTVTRSWAELADRATRMARLLSSELGLEPGDRVATLMYNRGECLELVLASWLAGLWLTPINHHLLADEIDYVLTDSGARVVICDEQHRDAASAGCVDAATLLVAGDELDGAISSAPAQPYPPDSPMGGTMIYTSGTTGRPRGVKRHRPSTLAAGLEAAAAYGRRIQMDGRGRHLITGPAYHAAPLLFAVYDLLNGAAVTMMPRWNEQRFFDLVGEQQVTHTHLVPTMFERLLGLPDEQRAAFDPTPLVTVLHGAAPVSPASKQRMIAWWGPLLVEYWGATESGVVTLVDSSDWQLKQGTVGRTVEGWQIFAGNEQGTPLPANEEGILYCRRPDTPHWFEYHGDPDKTRATFVDAHTFHLGDIGLVDEDGYAFLRDRLSNTIISGGVNIYPAEIEKVLITHPQVIDVAVFAVPDQEWGEAVMAAVQTRTGTNESPQLAAELIDFTRERLAAYKLPRRIEFHDELPRTDSGKLYVRRLKERHWKDSGRRI, encoded by the coding sequence TTGTTGTATGAGCTTGCCAGGATGCGCGGCGACGAGGCCGCGCTCGACGATCTGACGGTCACCCGCTCCTGGGCCGAACTGGCCGACAGGGCCACGCGCATGGCCCGCCTGCTGAGCAGCGAGCTGGGCCTCGAGCCCGGCGACAGGGTGGCCACGCTGATGTACAACCGCGGCGAGTGCCTCGAGCTTGTGCTCGCCTCCTGGCTGGCCGGCCTGTGGCTGACCCCCATCAACCATCACCTGCTGGCCGACGAGATCGACTACGTGCTGACCGACAGCGGCGCGCGCGTGGTGATCTGCGACGAGCAACATAGAGATGCCGCCTCGGCGGGCTGCGTTGACGCAGCCACCCTGCTGGTCGCCGGCGACGAGCTGGACGGGGCCATCAGCAGCGCCCCCGCCCAGCCCTACCCGCCCGACTCGCCGATGGGCGGCACCATGATCTACACCAGCGGAACCACTGGCCGCCCACGCGGGGTAAAACGCCATCGTCCTTCTACGCTGGCCGCGGGGCTGGAGGCGGCCGCGGCCTACGGACGACGCATACAGATGGACGGACGGGGCCGACACCTCATCACCGGGCCTGCTTACCACGCGGCACCGTTGCTGTTTGCCGTCTACGACCTGCTCAACGGTGCTGCCGTGACCATGATGCCGCGATGGAACGAGCAGCGTTTCTTCGACCTGGTCGGCGAGCAGCAAGTGACCCACACCCACCTCGTGCCCACCATGTTCGAGCGCCTGCTCGGCTTGCCCGACGAGCAACGCGCGGCCTTCGATCCAACGCCGCTGGTCACGGTGCTGCACGGCGCCGCCCCGGTGTCGCCTGCCAGCAAGCAGCGCATGATCGCCTGGTGGGGCCCATTGCTGGTGGAGTACTGGGGCGCCACCGAAAGCGGCGTCGTCACCCTGGTCGACTCATCCGACTGGCAGCTCAAGCAGGGCACCGTCGGACGCACGGTAGAGGGCTGGCAGATCTTCGCGGGCAACGAGCAGGGCACGCCCCTGCCCGCCAACGAAGAGGGCATACTGTACTGTCGCCGCCCCGATACCCCCCACTGGTTCGAGTACCACGGCGACCCCGACAAGACGCGCGCGACCTTCGTTGACGCGCACACCTTTCACCTGGGCGACATCGGCCTGGTCGACGAAGACGGCTACGCTTTCCTCCGCGACCGGCTGTCGAACACCATCATTTCAGGGGGCGTGAACATATACCCCGCCGAAATCGAAAAGGTGCTGATCACCCACCCGCAGGTGATCGACGTGGCGGTGTTCGCCGTACCCGACCAGGAATGGGGCGAAGCCGTAATGGCTGCCGTGCAAACTCGGACCGGCACAAACGAAAGCCCGCAACTGGCCGCCGAGCTCATAGATTTTACCCGCGAAAGACTGGCCGCCTACAAGCTGCCGCGCAGAATCGAGTTCCACGACGAGTTGCCCAGGACCGACAGCGGCAAGCTCTACGTGCGCCGTCTGAAAGAACGCCACTGGAAAGACAGCGGCCGCAGGATATAG
- a CDS encoding LLM class F420-dependent oxidoreductase, whose amino-acid sequence MKFGVIPPYGMAAVEDPVFAGDFCRAAEQTGMESVWVVEHTVMCPDYTSRYPYDRSGRSPFNENVPQPDPLLWLAWAAAHTETLRLATGVMILPQRNPLVLAKELATLDRLSGGRLVAGFGVGWVREEAEALGCDFGSRGRRADECIEVMRELWSEQETASYHGSFYDFERVVSRPRPLQEGGVPLIIGGHSEAAARRAGRYGDGFFPLGVSMQRLAELREVLNDAAKAAGRDPARVEITCVGAADPALLSAYAEAGVHRTVVACLVPELDAASSAMQAALSAAREAGLPLDGGLA is encoded by the coding sequence ATGAAGTTTGGAGTGATTCCGCCTTACGGTATGGCCGCGGTCGAGGATCCAGTGTTCGCGGGCGATTTCTGTCGTGCGGCCGAGCAGACCGGCATGGAGTCGGTGTGGGTGGTCGAGCACACGGTGATGTGCCCCGACTACACTTCGCGCTACCCCTACGATCGCTCGGGCCGCTCGCCTTTTAACGAGAACGTGCCGCAACCCGATCCGTTGCTCTGGCTCGCCTGGGCGGCCGCGCACACCGAGACCCTGCGCCTGGCCACCGGCGTGATGATACTGCCGCAGCGCAATCCACTCGTACTTGCCAAGGAGCTTGCCACGCTCGACCGGCTGTCGGGCGGCCGCCTGGTGGCCGGCTTCGGCGTGGGCTGGGTGCGCGAAGAGGCCGAGGCCCTGGGGTGTGACTTCGGCAGCCGCGGGCGTCGCGCCGACGAGTGCATCGAGGTCATGCGTGAACTCTGGAGCGAGCAGGAAACGGCGTCTTACCACGGCAGTTTCTACGACTTCGAGCGGGTGGTGAGCCGTCCGCGTCCGCTGCAGGAAGGCGGTGTACCGCTGATCATCGGCGGTCACAGCGAGGCGGCTGCGCGCAGGGCCGGTCGTTACGGCGATGGGTTTTTCCCCCTGGGCGTTTCGATGCAGCGCCTGGCCGAACTGCGCGAGGTCTTGAACGATGCCGCCAAAGCGGCTGGCCGCGACCCGGCCCGCGTGGAGATCACCTGCGTGGGAGCGGCCGACCCGGCGCTGTTGTCGGCATACGCCGAGGCTGGTGTTCATCGCACCGTGGTGGCCTGCCTCGTGCCCGAACTCGACGCCGCGAGCAGCGCTATGCAGGCCGCGCTTTCGGCCGCGCGCGAAGCCGGCCTGCCGCTCGACGGTGGCCTGGCCTGA
- a CDS encoding crotonase/enoyl-CoA hydratase family protein — MKFESLIYETEGAVAAITLNRPDELNTIVPPMPDEIEQAVACANADPDVRVIVLRGAGRAFCAGFNFADNMAAWEGLVGTGGSWDPGRDMIGVTSPHTGPVPKFMSLWRSPKPVIAQVHGWCVGGGSDMALCADLVIASDDARIGTPYSRAWGCYLTGMWIYRLGLTRAKEHALTGRPLSGSRAAEIGLINRAVPFADLEKTVMDEARAIAALPPAQLAAMKMVVNQAYENMGLAGTQLLGPILDGYMRNIPESLDFIETAARDGVGAAVAERDGPWSDYSQAAAEDKPNPKNTVSPRAFG, encoded by the coding sequence ATGAAATTTGAAAGCCTGATCTACGAAACCGAAGGGGCTGTTGCCGCCATTACCCTGAACCGCCCCGACGAGCTCAACACCATCGTCCCGCCCATGCCCGACGAGATCGAACAGGCCGTAGCGTGCGCCAACGCGGACCCCGACGTGCGCGTGATCGTGTTGCGCGGCGCTGGGCGCGCCTTCTGCGCAGGCTTCAACTTCGCTGACAACATGGCTGCCTGGGAAGGCCTGGTGGGCACGGGCGGCAGCTGGGACCCAGGCCGCGACATGATAGGCGTGACCAGCCCGCACACCGGACCCGTGCCCAAGTTCATGAGCCTGTGGCGCAGCCCCAAGCCCGTGATCGCGCAGGTACACGGCTGGTGTGTCGGCGGCGGCTCGGACATGGCCCTGTGCGCCGACCTGGTGATCGCCAGCGACGACGCGCGCATCGGCACACCCTACTCGCGCGCGTGGGGCTGCTACCTCACGGGCATGTGGATCTACCGGCTGGGCCTGACCCGCGCCAAGGAACACGCGCTTACCGGCAGACCGTTGTCGGGCAGCCGGGCGGCCGAAATCGGCCTCATCAACCGCGCGGTACCCTTTGCCGATCTTGAAAAAACCGTCATGGACGAGGCCCGCGCGATCGCCGCGCTGCCGCCGGCGCAACTCGCGGCCATGAAGATGGTCGTCAACCAGGCCTACGAAAACATGGGCCTGGCCGGCACGCAGCTGCTCGGGCCTATATTGGATGGCTACATGCGCAATATTCCCGAGTCGCTCGACTTTATCGAAACCGCCGCCCGCGACGGCGTGGGCGCAGCGGTGGCTGAGCGCGACGGACCCTGGAGCGACTACAGCCAGGCCGCCGCTGAGGACAAGCCGAACCCGAAGAACACAGTGTCGCCGAGAGCGTTCGGCTGA
- the thrH gene encoding bifunctional phosphoserine phosphatase/homoserine phosphotransferase ThrH, with the protein MIACLDLEGVLVPEIWINVAERTGIDELRRTTRDEPDYDVLMRYRLDILDREGITLPQIQEVIAGMGPLEGAGEFVDWLRERAQVIILSDTFYQFAQPLMRQLDFPCLFCHRLEVEPEGRISGYTLRLDDGKRRAVRALRELNFRVVAAGDSYNDTTMLTEADAGILFCPPQNVVDDFPQFPVTSDYQQLREAFVAASADEL; encoded by the coding sequence ATGATCGCCTGTCTCGACCTCGAAGGGGTGCTGGTGCCCGAAATCTGGATCAACGTTGCCGAGCGCACCGGTATCGACGAGCTGCGGCGCACCACCCGCGACGAGCCCGACTACGACGTACTCATGCGCTACCGGCTCGACATTCTCGACCGCGAGGGGATCACCCTGCCCCAGATACAGGAGGTGATAGCCGGCATGGGGCCGCTCGAAGGCGCCGGCGAGTTCGTTGACTGGCTGCGCGAGCGCGCGCAGGTCATCATCCTGTCGGACACCTTTTACCAGTTTGCGCAGCCGCTGATGCGGCAGCTCGATTTTCCCTGCCTGTTCTGCCACCGGCTGGAAGTGGAGCCCGAAGGCCGCATCTCGGGCTACACCCTGCGCCTGGACGACGGCAAGCGACGCGCCGTAAGGGCGCTGCGCGAACTCAACTTTCGCGTGGTGGCGGCCGGTGATTCATACAACGACACCACGATGCTCACCGAGGCCGACGCAGGCATACTCTTCTGTCCACCGCAGAACGTGGTCGACGATTTCCCGCAGTTCCCGGTCACCAGCGACTATCAACAACTGCGCGAAGCCTTCGTGGCCGCTTCCGCTGACGAACTCTGA
- the lnt gene encoding apolipoprotein N-acyltransferase has protein sequence MSAPVRFNPLPARVTSAKALFLVALSAALYTACFAPLQWYWLAAVALAPLLVVLRSVSPARAALLAAGWSLLVSAGVVAAWLIDAASTYYAQPRLLGWAVFFVGTTVTASWAYALLGAGLAWTGKRSRFAAMVVSIFGFTAAELLRVRLGGNPVALIGVSLPADHVLAQVADIGGVYAVGFVAVVCNAALVEIATRLRGSGTRGPAVAMTVTAVLLVVLAAGYGRWRLESLADGLADKPETVVAVAQDNLDLGSQWDERLYGRNLKVYLRLSREVLSGSAARVLFWPESSMTFFLDEEPRFARSIAAVLEPEGAQLVAGGPRRDGDNARYFNSAFLLEPSARVTGTYDKQRLLPFAEYFPLGAVDLLRRRFARVREFTPGGQAALLQTAAGQAGVLVCNESMFPRLATSRTREGAEYLAVLSNDTWIGHRQYSEMQLAVAAFRAVEQRRFVVRASTAGPSAVIDPLGRVTVSTEMFGRETLVGRISASRESTLYARGGDWFAVLCVALSLLAVVVGRRQE, from the coding sequence GTGTCGGCTCCCGTGCGTTTCAATCCGCTACCCGCCAGGGTGACATCAGCGAAGGCGCTGTTTCTCGTCGCGCTGTCGGCCGCCCTCTACACGGCCTGCTTTGCCCCCTTGCAATGGTACTGGCTCGCCGCGGTGGCGCTGGCGCCGTTGCTGGTCGTGCTGCGGTCGGTGTCGCCCGCGCGCGCCGCCCTGCTGGCTGCGGGCTGGAGCCTGCTCGTGTCTGCCGGCGTGGTGGCCGCCTGGCTCATCGACGCCGCCTCCACTTACTACGCGCAACCGCGTCTGCTGGGCTGGGCCGTGTTCTTTGTCGGTACCACGGTGACTGCTTCCTGGGCCTACGCCTTGCTGGGCGCGGGCCTGGCCTGGACGGGGAAGCGCAGTCGGTTTGCCGCGATGGTGGTTTCTATTTTCGGGTTCACCGCGGCTGAGCTGCTTCGGGTGCGCCTGGGGGGAAACCCGGTTGCCCTGATCGGTGTCTCGCTGCCGGCTGACCACGTCCTGGCGCAGGTTGCAGACATTGGTGGCGTGTACGCGGTCGGGTTTGTCGCGGTTGTTTGCAACGCGGCCCTCGTGGAGATAGCCACGCGCCTTCGCGGAAGTGGAACGCGCGGCCCGGCGGTAGCGATGACTGTCACGGCGGTTCTCCTGGTCGTGCTGGCGGCTGGGTATGGCCGTTGGCGCTTGGAGTCGCTTGCCGATGGACTCGCCGATAAACCGGAGACGGTGGTCGCGGTAGCGCAGGACAACCTGGATCTCGGCAGCCAGTGGGACGAGCGCCTTTATGGTCGTAACCTTAAGGTTTACCTCCGACTGAGCAGGGAGGTGCTTTCGGGTTCGGCGGCGAGGGTGTTGTTCTGGCCCGAGAGTTCGATGACTTTCTTCCTGGACGAGGAACCCCGATTCGCACGCTCGATCGCGGCTGTACTCGAACCCGAGGGAGCCCAGCTGGTCGCTGGCGGGCCTCGCCGTGACGGTGACAATGCTCGTTATTTCAACAGTGCGTTCCTGCTCGAGCCCTCTGCGCGAGTCACTGGAACCTACGACAAGCAGCGGTTGCTGCCCTTCGCTGAGTATTTTCCGCTCGGTGCGGTCGACCTGCTCCGGCGACGGTTTGCCAGGGTCAGGGAATTCACCCCTGGCGGACAGGCTGCTCTCCTCCAGACGGCAGCAGGGCAGGCGGGCGTGCTCGTGTGTAACGAGTCCATGTTTCCCCGCTTGGCGACAAGCAGGACGCGCGAGGGTGCCGAATACCTCGCGGTGCTTTCAAACGATACGTGGATCGGGCATCGACAATACTCCGAGATGCAGCTTGCGGTCGCGGCGTTCAGGGCGGTTGAGCAAAGGCGATTCGTTGTCCGGGCTTCGACCGCGGGACCGTCGGCTGTTATCGATCCGCTCGGCCGCGTGACCGTGTCCACGGAGATGTTCGGGCGTGAGACTCTCGTTGGTCGCATCAGTGCCAGCCGCGAGTCGACACTTTACGCGCGCGGAGGCGACTGGTTCGCAGTATTGTGCGTTGCCCTGTCGTTGCTGGCGGTTGTCGTGGGTCGTCGTCAGGAGTGA
- a CDS encoding metal-activated pyridoxal enzyme yields the protein MKLLDLATPALLIDRDALGQNLDFMAASLPGDRLRPHVKAHKSTALAREQAARGHCSFTCATAREMAGMAAAGLGDDLLLANELLDTARLSMLADLDARVTVAVDSASTVSAAAAAGIAEVLIDVNVGLPRCGCLPADAGRLADSARAAGLQVRGVMGYEGHAVGLEDREQRRVATEVSMQLLAAAHADVGGELVSAGGTTTWDLNKLATEIQAGSYALMDTAYTRMGLPFTQAVSILSTVVSVSEASGYAVADCGLKALGMDHGDPSIEEARVWFCSDEHVTFSPDPASPDAAAGSRLPVVGDRVRVLPAHVDPTMACHERAYLVSGDEVVDCWAIDLRSW from the coding sequence GTGAAGCTCCTCGACCTCGCCACGCCCGCGCTGCTTATTGACCGCGATGCTCTCGGGCAGAACCTGGACTTCATGGCCGCGTCGCTGCCCGGTGATCGCTTGCGCCCGCACGTCAAGGCGCACAAGTCGACGGCGTTGGCGCGTGAGCAGGCCGCGCGTGGACACTGTTCGTTTACCTGCGCCACCGCGCGCGAGATGGCGGGAATGGCAGCCGCGGGACTGGGCGACGATTTGCTGCTGGCCAACGAACTCCTCGACACGGCCCGCCTGTCGATGTTGGCGGACCTGGATGCGCGGGTGACGGTGGCCGTTGATTCGGCCTCCACCGTATCGGCTGCCGCGGCCGCCGGCATCGCCGAGGTACTCATCGACGTTAACGTGGGCTTGCCGCGCTGCGGTTGCCTGCCCGCCGATGCTGGCCGGTTGGCCGACAGCGCGAGGGCGGCCGGACTGCAGGTGCGCGGGGTGATGGGTTACGAAGGGCACGCGGTGGGTCTGGAAGACCGCGAGCAGCGTCGCGTCGCGACCGAGGTATCCATGCAGTTGCTGGCTGCCGCCCACGCGGACGTCGGCGGCGAGCTGGTTTCGGCTGGTGGTACCACCACCTGGGATCTCAACAAGCTTGCCACCGAGATCCAGGCCGGCTCGTACGCACTCATGGACACGGCGTATACGCGCATGGGCCTGCCTTTTACGCAGGCCGTGTCGATCCTGAGCACGGTGGTGTCGGTGTCCGAGGCGAGTGGCTATGCGGTGGCCGACTGTGGCCTCAAGGCCCTGGGCATGGATCACGGGGATCCCTCGATTGAAGAGGCGCGGGTGTGGTTCTGCTCGGATGAGCACGTCACGTTTTCGCCGGACCCGGCTTCGCCCGATGCCGCCGCGGGCTCCAGGCTACCCGTCGTCGGCGACCGGGTGCGGGTGCTTCCCGCCCACGTGGACCCCACCATGGCCTGCCACGAACGGGCCTACCTGGTCAGCGGCGACGAGGTTGTCGATTGCTGGGCCATCGACCTGCGCAGCTGGTAG
- a CDS encoding SDR family oxidoreductase, which translates to MGTLDGRTAVVTGAGRGIGRAMAEALARLGASVAVNDIVAERAEETAALINDAGGRAAAFAADVGQHAAVLEMAAAVEKELGPADLLVNNAGIPGSFPAFKFVDSQPSDWEPFLRVNLYGVLHCCHAFAPAMKERGWGRVVTISSEAWRMGTDYGISMYAAGKAGAIGFMRQLASELGRDGVTANCISLGELDNLPLPDDYFARYPVARAGSADDVVALLLYLVSDEAAWMTGQVLPLNGGLS; encoded by the coding sequence ATGGGCACGCTTGACGGCAGGACAGCAGTGGTTACCGGGGCCGGCCGGGGAATAGGCCGCGCCATGGCCGAGGCGCTCGCGCGACTGGGGGCCTCGGTGGCGGTGAATGACATCGTGGCCGAGCGCGCCGAAGAAACCGCGGCCTTGATCAACGACGCCGGCGGCCGGGCCGCGGCCTTTGCCGCCGACGTGGGCCAGCACGCTGCCGTGCTCGAGATGGCGGCTGCCGTCGAAAAAGAATTGGGGCCGGCCGACCTGCTGGTCAACAACGCGGGCATCCCCGGTAGCTTTCCGGCGTTCAAGTTCGTTGACAGCCAACCCTCCGACTGGGAGCCCTTTCTGCGCGTGAACCTCTACGGTGTACTGCACTGCTGCCACGCTTTTGCGCCGGCAATGAAAGAACGGGGCTGGGGACGCGTGGTCACCATCTCGTCGGAGGCCTGGCGCATGGGCACCGACTACGGCATTTCGATGTACGCCGCGGGCAAGGCGGGGGCCATCGGTTTCATGCGCCAACTGGCGAGTGAGCTGGGACGCGACGGTGTTACTGCGAACTGCATATCGTTGGGAGAGCTCGACAACCTGCCGTTGCCCGACGACTACTTTGCGCGTTACCCGGTGGCGCGCGCGGGCAGCGCCGACGACGTGGTGGCGCTGTTGCTCTACCTCGTCTCGGACGAGGCCGCGTGGATGACCGGCCAGGTGCTGCCACTCAACGGCGGTCTCTCCTGA